The sequence below is a genomic window from Qipengyuania flava.
GCTCTTCTTGCTATATGTCGCAATCGTCCCGGTCGCGACCGGGGTGTGGCTGCGGCGAAAATTATCGAGCGCGCTGAAGCGCTAGCCCGCCGCCACGCAGCGGTTCCGCCCTTCCGCCTTGGCGCGATAGAGCGCCGCGTCGGCCCAGGCCAGCATGGCCTTGAGGGTCGGCGCATCCGCCGAATCCTGGACCGCTACCCCGATGCTGGTCGTGCATGTCGCGGTAGTGCCGGCCGCGTCGTGGGCAATCTCGATCCGCTCGATGGCGACGCGCAGGTCCTCGGCAATCGCCAGGGCCTGTGCATCGTCGTCAGCGCGCAGCAGGATTACGAATTCCTCGCCACCGAAACGCGCGGCAAGCCCCCCGTGGCGGCTGGCGGTGTGGCGCATGGCTTCCGCAACGGCGCGCAGGCAGGCATCGCCCGTCTGGTGGCCGAAGCGGTCGTTGAACGCTTTGAACCGGTCGAGATCGAGCATCAGCAAGGCAGCCCGCGCCTGTCCCGGCGCGGATGGAAGAGCATAGTGCGCGTCGAACACCGTCTCGGCATGCCGCCGGTTGGCAAGGCCTGTCAGCGGGTCCTCCAAGGACAGGGCGGTGAGCTGTTCGTTGCTGTCTTCCAGCGCGGCAGCGCGATAATCGGCTTCCAGCGTGAGAAGGATATCGCGCCGCTCCAGCCAGTGGACCCGGTGCGACAGAACGCCCGCTGCCGCAGTCGCCAGGATGGCGATCGGGAAAAACGCCTCCGCGCGCGCGACCTCGTTCTCGAACACCCACACACAGGCCCCGACGGCGGCGAGATAGAAGATCACGAAGCTCACGACCTCGAAGCGGCGGAACGGCAGGACCGGCAGGCCGAGCGCAAGGAGCGTGATGACGCCGAGCGCGAGCAATGCGTTGGAGGGCGCGGGCGCGAACTGGCTGGCATAGGCGAGGCTACAGGCAAAAGCGGTCATCGAGACCGCCATCAGCAGCTTCTTCAAGCCCAGCAACCGCGTGGGCAAGGCCAGCGCCACCAGCGAAAGCGGGATGACGCCGAGAAGCCGGATCAGGGCGACCTCCGCCAAATGCTGCGGAATCGCGATCCAGTCGATCAGCAGCGACAACACCGCGATGACCATGCCGAGTTTCAGGAGGAAGTCTGCCTCGCGCGAATGCGCGGCGTGCATCTGTTCGAGACCGGCGGCGCGCAAACGCTCATCCCACTGCGAGGGGGGAGTGCGTCCTACCAGCGCGGCGTGCGCGGCGGTGGCGAGGTCGAAGTCTTGCGCCCGATCCATTTGTGACACGCTCCTTACAAGAATACCGCGCCGACGCAATGGAATGCGCCAATTCCGCAAGGGCAGGCAGCAAAAGCCCCGCCGCGGGGGGAACCGGGGCGGGGCCTTGTCGATCCGCTAGGGGATCGCGTGTGCGTATCGGTTAGGCGTCTTCCATGACGGCCTTGTTGCCGAGACCTTCAGGAATGCGTGCGCCTTCCTTCAGGTAGATGCGGTTATCATCGATCTTCTCGACGTCTTCGAGCGAGAGGAAGTGGTGCATGTCGTCCGCGCTGTCCGACTTGGTCAGCTTGATCGCGTCGTCCTGCACCGCGTCGACGGTGCCGACGTGCAGGCCTTCCGAGTTGGCGACTTCCATATGTTCCTTGATGCGGAGCTTCTCAAACATGTAAAACCCTTTTGTTTTGCGTTGCTTACACCTTACCAACGGGCGGTATGAGAAGTGGGTCCACGCTTCGTCGCGGCTGAGGCACGGCCCCGCGAACGGGCCGCCGAACCGCCGTCCGAGCTAGCGTGGGGCGCGCTCCAGAAGGGTTGGCAGGATGGCTTCGGCGTAAAGCCGGTCGCTCTTGGCGTGCGCGTCGCGCTGGCCGAAATTGCGGGTCGTGATGACCGTCACGGAACGCGTCTCGGGCTCGATTATGACCTTGTTGCCGCCATTGCCCGCCATGGACCGGGTGACCACGCGGCGACCGTTTGCCTCCGCTTCCTGAAGCCAGACGAGATAGCCGTATTCCGTGCCCTCGCGCCCGGGCACATCGGCCTGGGGGCTGAGCGTCTCCTTGGCCCAGTCGGCAGGGAGGATCCGCTGGCCGCGATAGGCTCCGCCATCGAGCAGCAACTGGCCGAGCTTGCCCAGCGCGCGCGTCGACAGCTCCAGACCGCCACCGCCCTGGGCGAGGCCCAGCGGCGAGAACTGCCATTTGGCGTTGGTGATGCCGAGCGGGGCGAAGAGGCGATCACGCGCGAAATCTTCCAGCGGCGTGCCGCTCGCGTTCTCGACCACGGCGCCAAGCGTCGTGACGCCCGCCGTGCAATAGGAGAAGGCGCGGCCATAGGGGCTGTCCTCGGGCCGCGTTGCCCAGGCGGGAAAACCCTTTACCGGGAGGTCGAGATAGAAGCCCGGCCAGTCCTCGATCAGGTACATCCGCTCCTCATGCCCGCGCGAGAACATGTTCATGTCGTCGCATTCGGCGATCGAACTCATCGTGGCGAGGTCGAGGATGGTGACCGCTTCCTTGCGCGGGTCGGGGTTGGCGACTGTGTGGTCGGGGAAGAAGGAGGGCACGCGGCTGTCGCGCGCCAGCGTGCCGTCGCCCACGGCAATGCCGGCCAACATGCCGGTCACCGTCTTGGTCGCGGAACGCGTGTTGCGCAGCGTGTCCGCATCGCCTTCGAAATAGCGTTCGGCGACGATTTCGCCGTCCTGCATCACCAGCACGCTGGTGACGCCAGCATACTCGGCATCGGGACCGGTGACGGGAAGGGTGTCGAGGTCGATCACGCCCTGCGCCTGTGCAGAGGCGGCCATGAGGCAGGGAAGGGCGAAGGCGAGGAGACGATTGAGGGCGGGCATGGGATACTCCGGGAAAAGGATTTGCCCCCCTTTGCCATGACCTTCCCCGCAATCTTGTAGATTTCAAACATTGCGCCGCAGCTTGCGATAGGCGCCCGGCGCCATGCCTGCGCGGCGGCGAAAGAAATTCGCGAAATGCGCCTGGTCGCAAAAGCCGAGGTCGAGCGCGATGTCGACTTGCGGGCTGTCGGTCAGCGCAAGCTGGCGGCAAGCCTCCTCGAACTGGCGGTCCCGCAGGAGCTGGCCGGCGGTGCGCCCGCACAGCGCGCGAAAGCTGCGCGCGACATGCACCGGATGGATGCCGGCCTCCGTAGCCACCCGCTCAAGGTCGATGGCGGCGATGTCCTCTTCCATCACCAGCTCCCAGCTGCGCGAGAGCCAGGCCGGGGTGGCGCGGCTTTCGGGAACCGACTCGCGCTGGAGCAGCTCGATGGCAAGCTCCTCGACTGCAAGCGTCGGGCTCGCAAACTCGAGGTCTTCGATAAGCGACGTCATGCGCGCGATGGCTGCCCGGTCGCGGCGGGCGGTCGCCGGGCCTTCCCATGACAGCGCCGGATCGATGGTGATCGCCAGGAAACGCCCTTTCGAACCCAGGAACCGGTCGCGGTGGC
It includes:
- a CDS encoding GGDEF domain-containing protein yields the protein MDRAQDFDLATAAHAALVGRTPPSQWDERLRAAGLEQMHAAHSREADFLLKLGMVIAVLSLLIDWIAIPQHLAEVALIRLLGVIPLSLVALALPTRLLGLKKLLMAVSMTAFACSLAYASQFAPAPSNALLALGVITLLALGLPVLPFRRFEVVSFVIFYLAAVGACVWVFENEVARAEAFFPIAILATAAAGVLSHRVHWLERRDILLTLEADYRAAALEDSNEQLTALSLEDPLTGLANRRHAETVFDAHYALPSAPGQARAALLMLDLDRFKAFNDRFGHQTGDACLRAVAEAMRHTASRHGGLAARFGGEEFVILLRADDDAQALAIAEDLRVAIERIEIAHDAAGTTATCTTSIGVAVQDSADAPTLKAMLAWADAALYRAKAEGRNRCVAAG
- a CDS encoding DUF2171 domain-containing protein, with the protein product MFEKLRIKEHMEVANSEGLHVGTVDAVQDDAIKLTKSDSADDMHHFLSLEDVEKIDDNRIYLKEGARIPEGLGNKAVMEDA
- a CDS encoding serine hydrolase domain-containing protein gives rise to the protein MPALNRLLAFALPCLMAASAQAQGVIDLDTLPVTGPDAEYAGVTSVLVMQDGEIVAERYFEGDADTLRNTRSATKTVTGMLAGIAVGDGTLARDSRVPSFFPDHTVANPDPRKEAVTILDLATMSSIAECDDMNMFSRGHEERMYLIEDWPGFYLDLPVKGFPAWATRPEDSPYGRAFSYCTAGVTTLGAVVENASGTPLEDFARDRLFAPLGITNAKWQFSPLGLAQGGGGLELSTRALGKLGQLLLDGGAYRGQRILPADWAKETLSPQADVPGREGTEYGYLVWLQEAEANGRRVVTRSMAGNGGNKVIIEPETRSVTVITTRNFGQRDAHAKSDRLYAEAILPTLLERAPR
- a CDS encoding helix-turn-helix domain-containing protein is translated as MAEAPSSSPLARGPGQIWGARSQRQAAHGVDFAIYDAIDIEIEPHCHEDRHLIFVMGGHYITSAEGAPPVSATPMLVDNPAGTSHRDRFLGSKGRFLAITIDPALSWEGPATARRDRAAIARMTSLIEDLEFASPTLAVEELAIELLQRESVPESRATPAWLSRSWELVMEEDIAAIDLERVATEAGIHPVHVARSFRALCGRTAGQLLRDRQFEEACRQLALTDSPQVDIALDLGFCDQAHFANFFRRRAGMAPGAYRKLRRNV